One genomic region from Myxococcus xanthus encodes:
- a CDS encoding baseplate J/gp47 family protein has translation MEAFADVPLLPASTDYTHRDFDALRARLVGLVKSVFPDWTDFDVASFGNLLLEMYAFVGDVLGFYQDNLARESRLSTATQRRNVIALARMLGYRLHGAQAATAEVELRLAQPPAAHVTFPAGTVVRTQEVTEAVRFQLLSSVTIPAGANPPRVVAVVEHSKTHTQLFDARGLADFEAHLDFAPYLDGSARVSTAQGAFTEVDTFLNSRASDAHFLISVDQGDKATVRFGNGVNGLPPAGTVAVVYKTGGGSAGNVDAERLVVVEGSFRDAHGHAVQVAVHNPASASGGADRQTVASAKLLAPESLRALTRTVSREDFEINARRLPGVARALMLTSNEDATIGENAGILYVVPQGGGVPTPALKAQVLRQVTEVYPCTLTFQVSVQEPVYRRVDVSTRLFLRQGASAQDVASRIRQALAAHFRISEPDGTPNPRIDFGFNLKDAQGFPAGEVAWSDVFNVIRDVPGVRKLGDARMDLTLNGLPADVKLTVRELPVLGSVTLQDGDTGGLL, from the coding sequence GTGGAGGCCTTCGCCGACGTGCCACTTCTTCCCGCGTCCACCGACTACACCCACCGCGACTTCGACGCCCTGCGCGCGCGCCTTGTAGGGCTGGTGAAGAGCGTCTTCCCAGACTGGACGGACTTCGACGTCGCCAGCTTCGGCAACCTGCTCCTGGAGATGTACGCCTTCGTCGGCGACGTTCTCGGCTTCTATCAGGACAACCTCGCCCGCGAGTCGCGCCTCTCCACCGCCACCCAGCGCCGCAACGTCATCGCCCTGGCGCGTATGCTGGGCTACCGGCTTCACGGTGCCCAGGCGGCCACGGCCGAGGTGGAGCTGCGCCTGGCCCAGCCTCCTGCCGCCCACGTCACCTTCCCCGCCGGCACCGTCGTCCGCACCCAGGAGGTGACGGAGGCCGTCCGCTTCCAGCTTCTCTCTTCCGTCACCATTCCGGCCGGCGCCAACCCACCGCGCGTCGTCGCGGTGGTGGAGCACTCGAAGACGCACACGCAGCTCTTCGACGCCCGCGGCCTCGCCGACTTCGAGGCGCACCTGGACTTCGCTCCCTACCTCGACGGCTCCGCCCGCGTGTCCACCGCCCAGGGTGCCTTCACCGAGGTGGACACCTTCCTCAACTCCCGCGCCTCCGACGCCCACTTCCTCATTTCGGTGGACCAGGGGGACAAGGCCACCGTCCGCTTCGGAAACGGAGTCAACGGCCTGCCGCCCGCTGGCACCGTGGCGGTGGTGTACAAGACGGGCGGCGGCTCGGCAGGCAACGTGGACGCGGAGCGCCTCGTCGTCGTGGAGGGGAGCTTTCGGGACGCCCATGGCCACGCGGTGCAGGTAGCCGTCCACAACCCCGCCTCAGCCTCGGGTGGCGCGGACAGGCAGACGGTGGCCTCCGCGAAGCTGCTCGCCCCCGAGAGTCTCCGGGCCCTGACGCGCACCGTCTCCCGCGAGGACTTCGAAATCAACGCCCGGCGCCTTCCAGGCGTGGCGCGCGCCCTCATGCTGACGTCCAACGAGGACGCCACCATCGGGGAGAATGCCGGCATCCTCTACGTGGTGCCCCAGGGCGGTGGAGTCCCCACGCCCGCGCTCAAGGCCCAGGTGCTGCGCCAGGTAACGGAAGTCTACCCCTGCACCCTCACCTTCCAGGTGAGCGTCCAGGAGCCGGTGTACCGGCGCGTGGACGTCTCCACCCGCCTCTTCCTGCGCCAGGGCGCTTCGGCTCAGGACGTCGCCTCGCGCATCCGCCAGGCGCTCGCCGCCCACTTCCGCATCAGCGAGCCGGACGGCACGCCCAACCCCCGCATCGACTTCGGCTTCAACCTCAAGGACGCCCAGGGCTTCCCCGCCGGAGAGGTGGCCTGGTCGGACGTGTTCAACGTCATCCGCGACGTGCCCGGAGTGCGGAAGCTGGGTGACGCGCGCATGGACCTGACACTCAACGGCCTGCCCGCGGATGTGAAGCTGACGGTGCGGGAGCTGCCGGTGCTGGGCAGCGTCACCCTACAGGACGGCGACACCGGAGGACTCCTCTGA